The Macadamia integrifolia cultivar HAES 741 chromosome 3, SCU_Mint_v3, whole genome shotgun sequence genome segment cgggtgggtcagacaggtgggcagtctggcccacgggtcctacccaccggtttggaccaacgggtaggggcccgctggttgggcccgccggttgggccaggggcccttgctaggaccggcgggtagggtggctcgccggttgggcccgccggttgtgcccgaagccccctgccctctcaggtgggtgcccacaggcgggtaggggcccaccggttgcacccaccggtcttggcgggaaaacaaccgtttcttcccaacttcctccattctttggggattcaaatgggggcttttctcaacccattcttcacacttccaagtcttataggatggctctaacctagatctaggttagattcaagtgatgggaaaccatcttaccttctttgctcaagaacaacttcaaacccgccaaatcacttcaaacccacaacacttcttccaccttgtcaatatctcttcaaatccttcaagatcaacacataaatcatctattaaccCTTAGAttaatcatttcaaaggggatttacaagatcttaagaaaccctactcaaatcaagggtttaagcttgggtatggtgaatgtgtagggaacccgactttgcttacctctaaatgtagatctagagttgacaATCACTCTTCCGAtgccagaatgggaagatcaagcttcagcgccgctgaaatccctcttttcttcctcttccttctcttcctttcttcctccttttcttttctctctcctttttactctcctcaccaacgtacgggtgtcataaatgaaaagaaaagaaaaacataaagctatatatataattcctgaataagtgaatagtgcacatggatgggtcactcaggtgggtgggtgcacccacctgtctgcccacctgaggccaaaacttgggatttcgacagagttcgggcctcggcgcgaaccccacccctggtatacgatgtagtatacgtatataccttaaaatacggctataatacctgctttatccgtacatggctttatggtaggtgcatgtacacggcttgggcactcccgtctcttctggcactggctcggacttgtcgggccagccggtgtttaaggtcacccttgccatcatagcccataaggaatccgctctaactccctctggttcggttcctgcatggttaaaccggttcaaccgcgaaatcagaccgggtttaagaagcagggtattacagtGGATGTGACTTTTCTCTGTTACACCGTTTCAACCTAGTTCTAGTGGAAAACTTGCTGATATGTTATTTTCATATTGATTATGAACTATTGTTTTCTCTTAAAACTTTTTTTGAGTTGTGAGACCATTGAAGAGACACAAGCACCAGGTACCACCAGCAGGGACCAAAAATAGCCCTGGGGGGAGGCATCACTTAAATTGCCTGCAAAATGCTCAAAACCTTAACTGACTGAATTCACCTGCTTAGAAGAAGCTGACTGAATTGTTTTATCCTTGCCTTTACCCTCATCTTTGCTCTAAGGCAATCTCAAGAGGACATATGCAAGCACCACCACTATGCCATTAGTCTTTCTGGAACAATTAAATGCTGTTGCTTTTATATTTGTttacttgaaaatttttaatgtTTAAATGACTCCTGTTCTGCTTTTACAGGATATAAGTTATcttccccccccctcttttttatttacttttttaattttaactttggagttttttctcagaatttttgaAGGCCAAGTGTTTAATGAACTGTGAAGTGGCACTTATCCTTGATCGGAAATATGAGCAGCTCCAGCAGATGTCTGATGATCCTATGAATCAAATTTCTCAGTGAGTGTGAGGCTTTCTTTTCTGTGGTAGCTGAGCAAGACTGATATTTacaacaccacccccccccaaaaaaagaaaaaaaaaaaagcatgactGATTTTGGGTGCTTCAATCCATCTAATCTTAAGCCAGAGAATTTAGTATCCTGTCTCTTTCCTTTTCAGAGTATTTGAGAAGTCATTGCAGTATGTGAAGCGCTTTAGCCGCTACAAAAATCCTGATGCTGTTAGGCAGGTTCGAGAGTATCCTTTAATTTTGCAGAAATGTgatatagtattttttttccgaACTGTGGAGAAATATTAAAATGTCCATCTTTTGTCGATGTTTCTCAAAGTACTCTGGGACTACTGAAATTATTGAATTCCATGAATTCTAGTTTACCCAGGAGTTTTCTGGTTCTATCAAATCGGAAAGCCCAAATTAAGTCCCTCAGTGATTGAGTGGCTGGGCGTATACATTGTTTTGTGTGATAAGTATAGCATCATGATACCTTGTTTTTCATAGATGTGAAGTACTTCTCGTTTTTGTTCAATTATACCATTAATTTATGATCCTGGTCCGTTTGTTGTCCCTTTCAACTGGATTTCTTATTAGAAGATCCCTCCAAAATCTAATTAGATGCATGATAAACATATGTGCAAAGCAGGAGATTTCTAAATTTCTATAGTATGAGAAAACAATGAAGCTtcacaaatttcattttatctgtATAATTTGGTGTCTTCTGCTGGCTTCTTGTCGAGTTGTAATCTCTTatgcaattaaaaaattttGTCCTTTCCGTTTAAGAAATATATCATCAGCACTGTGAAAAGGCTTGGTTGTTTTGAGTTCAGTTGAGTTGTATATGACGTCAGCAATGTGATTCTTAACTGACATTCAGAATCCTTAGCAGATACCAGTTGGCTGAGTTTGAGGTAATCCCACTACTGATTCCTTGAATGAAATCCAAATGATTTGTTATCCATTGAAAACCATATTTATTTGCTATGTGTTTATGTTATGCAGCTTTGTGTACTTGGAAACCTTTGCCCTGAAACTGTGGAGGAAGCTATAGCCATGGTGCCATCTATTAAGGTGATTCCATCCACTTGATCATCTTTTTCTGAGTGCATATAGTTTCTGCAGCATTTATTTCTGGTGTTTTAGCAAACCACATTTGACAATTTGCATCATATTTGTGAGGACATGGTTGTGGAAAAGAACATTTACTTGCGTGCATTGGTAACGTTAGATAAAAGTCAATCCTTCAACTATTCCATTCAGTTCATAGATTCTTCATCCTGAACCTGATTCCATCAATTATACCAAATGTCATATCCAATTTCTGGCCGCATGCTGgagacagcaacaacaacagctcAGCCACATGCtgtaaaaagaaataaaagtatAGTAAAAAAGAACATCTCACCATGGCTACATGGCTACATGGGTCCGTGAGCGggtaaaataaaagtaatagtaaaaagaaagaaacagagcAATACCTCAGAACTGATCACCATGGCCACATGCTAGAGAAATCCTTCTTTATACTTATGTCCTCCTCTGGTGTAAACAGCGGGACACCATATCTTGACCCACCTTTCATTCCTAACAAGTCATCATTACCATTCAAAGCCTTAGATTCCATGGTATAGGGTAGAACGAAGCGCCTATAGTAGCAGGCTGAAATGGTAAtgagaaagtaaaagaaaaatgaagggaagaaagaaacaacTAGATGAGCTGCAGCCTACCCAAGATTTATGTACCAATTATCCTGGACTCAAGCAAAGCAACCTAACAGCAGCATGGAAAAGCAACAACTCCAATTCTCTACATTCAAATTCAATCCTCCATTCTTTGAACTTTGAGATGCTCTCCCATCAGTTCACCATTCATTGAACCTGATGAAGATTTCAAAATCTATATTTTAAATCTCTTCCAAATCTTAACTCTTTCCCTaccaagttcaccctcttctctAATCCCACCAAGTTTAACCATGCAACTCAAACCCTAGACCTAGATTTCACATTTTCATCCTCTGATTCATAATAAACTGTaattttcacaaattttttttgggtgaatgtaattttttttttttctttttttcaccaTTATCAAACCCTGTTTCCTTGTCCTGAAACTTTACTCTTGTTTCAAAGCATCAAACTCTACTTTGCTTAACCCTTGCTGAATTGTACAAGATCTTACATCTGTAAATAAAAGTCaagctgctttttttttttttggggggggggcgggTGGAAATATTTTGTACTTGTGGTGATGCGACCATGGGTTTAAAAAATCCTAGTTCTGGTttgctatgggcccacccaagtgTACAATAGCCAAAAGTTGAAATAATGACAATTCTGTAAACAACTCCAAGTTTGCTGGGGGGAGTGGCAGGACTGTAAATAGGAAGAATTTTAAAAGGGACGTATCAAAACTAGGACCTGAAACCAGTACCTGCAAAGTagaagagagatgagagagaacgatgggaggagagaaatctGAACCAAGATAGATTCATTGTGTATGTCTATCGTTGTCTacccctttatttataatagcaGACAATACTCTTAGTAGGAGCCCTAAGAGTGTACATGCCTAGTATCTAAGCATAAGACTAATTACAAAGTAACAATGCAACTCAAAGAGACAAAAACATATCACGATAGGGACACTTCCCCTATCGTGTTCACTCAACTAGAACCAATAGCAATAGAGAACTGCATGCCATAACCCTGGActggcctgaaatttcaggcgaaAGATCCTCACACTTAGGTCTCTGATAATCAACCAAGAGGATcccaaaccatgattttaggTATCGGCATGGGACTAATATGTATCAGTATCAGCTGTATCATATGGTTTTGTCCTCAAAGATACTGATACATAACAAACCATAtagttccatttttttattttctttaaggtTGGATTTGACTCTCACTAAATTTTAGTACTatcttggttcaattttggGCTGTCAGTTTGATTACTAGCTTAAGTTGTCATTCTGTTATTTTTAGATTCAAAGTGGAGTCTAGCAACTCTTTTGGCCAAGTGCCATTCCCGGGATAAATTACTCCTGTGGCACCTTACATTTACTGTAACTACGTTTGTGGTCTCTAGGTTGACTGGAACTATTCACAGGAACCTCGGGAAGACAgcatcaagaaaaaaattaactGGAGCAATGAGTTTATGAAATCATATGAGGGCGTTAGGTTCCGTGACTGGCATGACCCATTCTCTAGCCAAATATATGTTGCCTGCAAATTTGTCATCTCTGCAGAAGCttttctttaaaattcaaaagaCCCTCACACAATTTGGTTGTTTGAATCCAAGAGACATTAGGTCTAGAAGCCCAGTTATTCTCTGTAcaatttcttcttcaatctcCCAAACACCACTGGAATTTGATGATCTGCCAATTGTATGAAGGTTGATGAAGAACAAGCAAAGCTCTTTTGGATCTTCTTGAGATCGAAATTGCTCTTGAGGAATTGGAGGCATTTTACAAGCCTTTCTCCCCCATTCAATCTGTTCTCCCAATTGAGTTTCCCTTTACCTTTTGGCCCATGAAGGATTAAAGACCTCCACCATTGGCAACAGCAGCTGCAAAATCACCATCTCCTCGTGGCAGAAGAAGCCAGTCAAAGCTCAGCGAATCCAGATCATCTCTAAGGAGAGAAAATTCTGGGTGGAAAGTTGGTATCTACCATCCTTAATGAGTGAGATTTCTCAGTGATTGCCATGTAGTTTCCATTGCTCTTAGGTTATTCAGGTGTCATTTAGTGCAAAATTTAGTCCCGGTTCATCTTTTTGAAGTTGAAGTAGGTTCTGAGGTTGGACAATTTAACCTAGTTCCCTAACTGATCGAGAAAGTTGCTTAAATAGTGGGTATTTTAACATTccattccattttctttttccttattttttgttAGGGAAACTTTCTtccttcaatttatttatttttattcaattgtgTTTACCAAGTCTGCCTGTCTTGCAGACCAGAGGACGGGGGCTCGATGACGAGGCAATTGAAAAAATGTTAAATGACCTCTCTTTGATAAAGAAATTTGAGTAGTAGCTTTCCCATATTTCTTCTATTAGTTAATCTAATCTTATTATAAACAATGGTTCATCTTATACACCAGTTTTCAGAGGAATCAGTATAATGCGTGAGAACACACTAGAACCAGTGTAAATGGGTATTGCAGATCTTAATGTTATTTGAAAGCATGATTTTGATCATATGTGAACAGAGCTTGGGTAATATTTGTGGCGTCTTAGCCATTAAGTATCAATGTGTTTGATGACTAACATTGATGGGTGTAATCAATAGGGATTAGTGTTGTCTCATTGATTAAGCTTTGAATTCCAAAACTGTTTCAGATGTTTAGACTACACTGCAtgactccttttttttttggttataccCTGAGAAATTGTGAAGTGCGGAAAAGAGTAAATAGGTGCTACTTTCAGGGAGAACATCTCAAATTCTTAGGGTTTATACGTTAGCCAGCTTCCAAGGGATTGTTCTGGGGATCAATGAATGATATCAGCCTTGGCTTTCAGACTCAATAGTGAGCTAGAGGGAACTAAGATGCAGCTTTAGTTTTTGTCCCATGATCTTAAACAACTGGTACCATTACATATTTAACATATATTTGTCATTAGCCTTCTCAATCTCAACATTTTACGAGTCTTGGGCACCCCACCCCGTGAAGATCTAAATTCTAAATCATGGGTAAAGAGAATGAACTATCTTTAGTTTATACATTTATACTTTGAAAATGTTTGGAATCATTAATGGATGTTTTGAAATTGAAGTtagtgtttggtatgattttttggaCTGTATTTATGAATCGAAAATGCAAACCAAGCACAGCCTTAGTGTTGAAGTGTCAACTTCATTTTGCTTTGAGGGTGCCTTAAGTCTATATTGTGGGTAGTTCTCTCTTGAATGGCTCACTTGAGAAGATTTTCTTAAATTGCTTATATAATCTTTTCATATGGAATGAAgtatacaaatttttttttggatctgtTGTTCAAATTTCAAGTTTTGCGCATATAGAGTTGGTTAAATGGTTAAATAAATTGGCTGGACTCTCCTGATTCATCTAACTCGGCCAAACTCAGTATGCATAGAATCAAGGTTTAATCATAATTGAATCCAATCGATTTCAAGTTGACTCGGCTCGTTTAGCTGATTCTAAGCCGATTTAAAGCCATGGGCACAATTAGTTAGGGTCTTTAGACCATCAAAGGAAGACAACATTGACTTCTTTTACCATTCAATAATTGGTCGATTCCCATATCTCCTTGCAATTTCATGCCATCTTGAATCTTTGTGTGTGTATTACAAACATTATTCAACCTCTTTGATTTGATGAAAAACTATTAAGGTAGGCAACTTGCCctccctatttttcttttagtaatttttaaATAGCAAAATTTCCCTTCAATTTCCATTTATATCAGTGTGCTTCTTAAATTTGTTCTTACCCTTTTTCaatcctttaaaacttaaaagattacttcttcttttttttaaatgaaataaaatacttatTTTATCTCCCAAAGCACATTATTCCTTGGTTCCATTActcattataatttttttattaggcAAGATATAAATTTAGGGGAAGGGTTCTCATAAGCTAAAGAATTTATTATGTATCCTGACAATGACATTTTTTATTCACCTTTTAAAGGATAGAATAGGTAATACAAGAAATCTTATGTTAGAATGTATAGGAAACACCCTATGTTCAGAGTGACATTTCTCATAAATTTATTTTGtagctttttattttcttatttacctATCACgagaattatttattttaaatgtaTTCCAAGTTTTCGTTTCACAAATTGCCTGCAACACCATTGATTTCAACTAGTAATTTCCATTGCAAAACTGGTGCATTATATGGCATCAATAAGTCAAATTggtaaataccccctcctttttgTTTGATAGAGAAAGCAATGTACAATAAATTACATAACATACCCACTCTGAACACTTTCTCCTAAAtaccaaaaaattttttttatttttattttttttattttaattgattgGCCTCATAAGCCAACCCTTTAAAAAGTAACCTAAATAGATTTAACATCATTCCTAATAATACTAGAAGAAGAGTTAATATTTCTCCACTTTGATTGGTATAACTTGGTattaaaagggcaaaaaagttAATAAGTAACAACaagatttttcatatttttactaattttttttcctatttatataTACAAAACTAGGCTGGGCCATGCTTGAACCGAGGCCTCAGTTCTGGTTCAACCCAACTCAACCTGGGCATGAAATTCTCAACTCTGGCCCAGCCCGCGAGCTGAAAAACCAAACCCATGCCTTGCCAGGCTCTAACAGAGTAAGAGGCCTCGCCGCCCTGGCCTGATAGTAACTTGGAACTGAGAGTCACTGCGTGGTACGCACTCGGTGGATTATAGGAGACGGTGCCGTTCCTCGCAAACGAGAAAGATCCTAGGAAGGTGTCGGAGGAGACAGATTGTTGAGGGATTATCTATTCTCCGCTGCCATTCAAGCTCCACCCACTCCTTGGAACCAGGCGAAAGCTCGAATCCATCCACgataagggaagaaaaaagggtttttcttcttaataaacAGATTAACGGTCTGTGTCTCCCCGGAATTACAACCAACGCTTCTTAAGGTCTGTTTTCTGAGCTTGATGTCGATCTCATCCTTTCCAACATCTgttcgatatatatatatatatatatttttttttaaatgttcaaaTGTTCAGCTAGGGTTAGGTTGATTTGGCTTCCGGTTTCAGATCCTCTTCGGTTTACGTTGTGTGTCTCTCTAAAGCTTTTTGAAGCTTCTGCCGTTTTATTGGTGAAGCACATACTTCTTGTCCTTCAAATTTAATTTACAAACCCCTCCCTTTGAATTTTTTCCTCTCCTCCCAGTCACCCTGTGTTTCTCCTGCCCTTTAATCCAGtttaagttattttattttgattggagAACCTTGTTTTTCGCTGCTgaattgatttttaattttttttttaattttaaattaatgtTTGGTTCCATGTTCTACATTGCTGATTTGAAGCTCTTGAGAGTTCCGTTCTTTTTTTAAGggaaggaaatatatatatttttttgtttgggggggggCTTGTTTGTGGGGAACTGTTGGGGTGGGACGAGGATTATATTTGACGTTCACTGAGTGTTTGAATGTACTTTGTTTACTTTTCATCTACAAATCGAACACATCCCCTATAATGCATTCAAGATAACGCTCTCGAAtggttaatatatatataaggaagcaTGAATTGTGAAAATTATTAGTTTTCATTGTATTTGGGTTATGATGAGCTGGACTTTTCTTCTGTTCCAATTAGACATGCTAATGGTCGAAAAAAATGTGGTTTTCTGCTATCAAGCAAGCAATgattgatttgggttttatccAAAATTTCAGGTATTCAAGTTTATTGATGGGATCAAAGCCGGCAGTATCCTAGATTTGTTTTAAGTTGGAAATAATACATTGCAATGTACTCAAGGCGATTCAAGTGTAGGAGTCAGAAATGGAATTATTGGTTTCAACCATCAAATTGTTTGAATAGGCCAAACCAGGGGCAGTTCTCACATTACAGATATTGTCACCAGAGAGCTATACATAGATCCCAAAGCCGCCCTTGCCTAAGTAGTCTGATCCACAAACCTCCTGTAAATCCACTCCCATTATCAGGTTTATCTAGCCGAAGTAATTATATTGGGTGCTATGGGAAGTTTGATACTCGTTTAACGTGTACAGCATTGAGATTCTATAGTTCCAAAGGTGATGGAAGCAATGCGAGTGGGGATAAACATATACCGGTAAAAGATTCTAACTTTGAGAAGGGGAAGACCCGGAGGGAGAAGGTCAAGAGAGATGTGAGCCACAGTGATGAGCATGCCCGGCTTGGGGTGCAAGATCAGAAGGAGTGgctaaataatgaaaaaatatccattgagagtaaAAGGAAGGAGTCTCCATTTATATCTAGACAGGAAAAGTTCAAAAATGAGTTTTTGCGGAGGGTGGTTCCATGGGAGAAAATTACAGTTTCATGGGATACATTTCCATATTATATTCAGTATGTACTTGCACCACTtcacttcttcttcctattaACATTCTATGTTTTACATCTGAACCATTTTGCGTCATCCAATATATTTGCATTATTTGTGGCAGTGAACATACCAAAAATCTGTTAGTGGAATGTGCAGCTTCACATTTGAAACATAAGAAGTTTGCTGTGTCTTATGGTTCTCGCTTGGACTCTTCAAGTGGGAGAATATTGCTTCAGAGTATCCCAGGTTGCCCCTAACAATACCATTCTGTtcagtttttgtttgtttgcttttttttttttttcctctccttaATTCTATTGAGAAGACTGGCTGATTTAATGTTTGAACCATGAGTTTCCCTACAGGAACTGAGCTTTATCGAGAAAGATTAGTTAGGGCACTTGCACGGGATTTACAAGTCCCCCTGCTGGTTCTTGACTGCAGTGTTCTTGCACCTTATGTAAGCTTTGAAATGGATTTAAGATTTTGTTTTGGAATTCATACGCAATTCTTCTGCTTCTTGTTGCCTTGTTGGCCATGGAGAAAATATGAGAATTGGTATCTATGTAAATCTGGTGCAGGATTTTGGTGAAGACTCTGGCTCGGAAAATGAGTCAGATGATGATAATGCTGAACTGGGTGAAGAGTGTTCGTCGGAGTCAGAGGAGGATGAACATGATGCAAGCAATGAGGAAGAATGGGCTAGTAACAATGAGGTGAAATCAGATAGTAGCGATGATGATGAGGTTGATGTGCAAGCATCTGCTGAAGAAGTCCTTAGGAAGCTTGTACCATATGGTTTTGAAGGCGTTGGAAAGGTAATGACGGGCAGTTAAAGTGGTACTCTCTAGCAAAATATTTACTTTAGATTTATGGTTGTACAATTTTCATGAAACTAATAGTTTTTCCTGCAAA includes the following:
- the LOC122073171 gene encoding DNA-directed RNA polymerase II subunit 4 (The sequence of the model RefSeq protein was modified relative to this genomic sequence to represent the inferred CDS: added 49 bases not found in genome assembly): MSGEEEENAAELKIGDEFLKAKCLMNCEVALILDRKYEQLQQMSDDPMNQISQVFEKSLQYVKRFSRYKNPDAVRQVREILSRYQLAEFELCVLGNLCPETVEEAIAMVPSIKTRGRGLDDEAIEKMLNDLSLIKKFE